One part of the Nocardioides zeae genome encodes these proteins:
- a CDS encoding ABC transporter transmembrane domain-containing protein — MTAETRGTGETVEIGRDADAEAGRTLLPVATPREAARKAWAAFAGHRAPLALAGVMFALSGLAGLVAPVVFGRIVDAVTGSAEGPGGPGGSASASALVWWGAGAIAVAAVVELVAAWASVTFLARAGEPALARLREEVVEVALGLDHEVVEKAGEGDLLSRAGDDVRVLADALTKVVPLLVRSVVAIAFTAVGFFALDWRLGVAGLLTLPFYAMSLRWYLPRSGPYYRAERAAMGARAEALLTAVHGSATLRAQGLAPAHSERVGHASWRSAAIGLSVWNLLTRFGQRTNRAELIGLLLVLGSGFFLVRGDLGPRSHRRRRHDRRPLLPPSLQPHRRGADDLRRGAVRGRVDDARRRRRAAAHRRPRPDPGAGRTGTAGHRGRRARVRRRSTRPRRRQPGARAR; from the coding sequence ATGACCGCGGAGACCAGGGGCACCGGCGAGACCGTGGAGATCGGTCGCGACGCGGACGCCGAGGCCGGGCGCACGCTGCTGCCCGTCGCGACGCCGCGGGAGGCGGCCCGCAAGGCGTGGGCGGCGTTCGCGGGCCACCGGGCGCCGCTGGCGCTCGCGGGCGTCATGTTCGCGCTGTCCGGCCTCGCCGGGCTCGTCGCCCCGGTGGTGTTCGGGCGGATCGTCGACGCGGTCACCGGGAGCGCGGAGGGCCCGGGCGGCCCAGGCGGCTCGGCGAGCGCCAGCGCCCTGGTCTGGTGGGGCGCCGGCGCCATCGCCGTCGCCGCCGTCGTCGAGCTCGTCGCGGCGTGGGCCAGCGTCACGTTCCTGGCCCGGGCCGGCGAGCCCGCGCTCGCGCGGTTGCGCGAGGAGGTCGTGGAGGTCGCGCTCGGCCTCGACCACGAGGTCGTCGAGAAGGCCGGCGAGGGTGACCTGCTCTCCCGCGCCGGCGACGACGTGCGGGTGCTCGCCGACGCCCTCACGAAGGTGGTCCCCCTGCTGGTGCGCTCCGTCGTCGCGATCGCCTTCACCGCCGTCGGGTTCTTCGCGCTCGACTGGCGCCTGGGCGTGGCGGGACTGCTGACGCTGCCGTTCTACGCGATGAGCCTGCGGTGGTACCTGCCCCGCTCCGGCCCCTACTACCGCGCCGAGCGCGCCGCCATGGGCGCCCGCGCCGAGGCGCTCCTCACGGCCGTCCACGGCAGCGCGACCCTGCGCGCGCAGGGCCTGGCGCCCGCGCACTCCGAGCGCGTCGGCCACGCCTCGTGGCGCTCGGCCGCCATCGGCCTCAGCGTGTGGAACCTGCTCACCCGCTTCGGCCAGCGCACCAACCGCGCCGAGCTGATCGGCCTGCTGCTGGTGCTCGGCAGCGGCTTCTTCCTCGTGCGCGGCGACCTCGGCCCCCGCAGTCACCGTCGGCGCCGTCACGACCGCCGCCCTCTTCTTCCACCGTCTCTTCAACCCCATCGGCGCGGTGCTGATGATCTTCGACGAGGTGCAGTCCGCGGGCGCGTCGATGACGCGCGTCGCCGGCGTCGCGCAGCTGCGCACCGCCGCCCCCGCCCCGACCCCGGCGCCGGCCGCACCGGCACCGCTGGTCATCGAGGGCGTCGGGCACGCGTACGACGCCGGTCGACCCGTCCTCGCCGACGTCAGCCTGGTGCTCGAGCCCGGTGA